A region of the Bacillus sp. NP247 genome:
CTGATGGCCAATCCATCTGGTCGTATCATTGAGCTTCCAATCAAATCAAGTTTCCGTGAAGGTTTAACAGTACTTGAATACTTCATCTCTACGCATGGTGCGCGTAAAGGTCTTGCCGATACAGCACTTAAAACTGCCGATTCTGGTTACTTAACACGTCGTCTTGTAGACGTTGCACAAGATGTAATTGTTCGTCAAGATGATTGTGGAACAGACCGTGGTTTACTAATTGGTGCGATTAAAGAGGGTAATGAAGTTATTGAGTCACTATATGATCGTCTTGTTGGACGTTTTGCAAGAAAAACTGTAAAACATCCTGAAACAGGTGAAGTATTAGTTAGTGAAAACCAATTAATTACTGAAGATATTGCTCATATTGTTGAAAAGTCGGGTGTTGAAACTGTAAACATTCGTTCAGCGTTTACGTGTAATACTCGCCACGGTGTATGTAAGAAGTGTTACGGTCGTAACTTAGCAACTGGTACAGACGTAGAAGTAGGAGAGGCGGTAGGTATTATCGCAGCTCAATCTATCGGTGAGCCAGGTACACAGTTAACGATGCGTACGTTCCATACAGGTGGGGTTGCCGGAGATGATATCACACAAGGTTTACCTCGTATCCAAGAGATCTTCGAAGCTCGTAATCCGAAAGGTCAGGCAGTTATCAGTGAAATCGACGGTGTTATCGCAGCGATCAACGATGTTAAAGATCGCCAAGAAGTAGTTGTACAGGGTGAAGTTGAAGCTCGTACGTATGCTATTCCTTACGGTGCTCGTCTGAAAGTAACTCTAGGACAGCCAATTAGCCACGGTAAAGAGTTAACAGAAGGTTCTATTGATCCGAAAGAATTACTAAAAGTAACGGACATTACAGCCGTTCAAGAATACTTATTACGTGAAGTTCAAAAAGTATACCGTATGCAAGGGGTAGAAATTGGTGACAAACACGTAGAAGTAATGGTACGTCAAATGCTACGTAAAGTGCGTGTAAGTGACGCGGGTGAAACAGATGTATTACCAGGAACATTACTAGATATCCATCAGTTTACTGATGCGAATGCGAAGGTGTTACTGAAAGGTAAACAACCAGCAACAGCTAGACCAGTTCTACTTGGTATTACTAAAGCTTCACTTGAAACTGATTCGTTCTTATCTGCAGCATCGTTCCAAGAAACAACTCGTGTTCTAACAGATGCAGCAATTAAGGGTAAACGCGATGAACTTCTAGGATTGAAAGAAAATGTTATTATCGGTAAGCTTGTTCCTGCTGGAACAGGTATGAATCGTTATCGCAAAGTGGATCTTGTAAAAATAACACAAGATAACATGAATGTAGAAAACGATGAAGTTTATGTGGAACAGTAAAATTTTCCGTCGTAAATTTTGTATAAAAACAGCTAATCCTAGTTGACATTGTATGAGTCAAAATGTTACTATAATCAAGGTTGCTCCTGAACGATGCTTTGGAGGATATTTATATGTCTTATCAAAAAGTGTCAAATGCTGAAAATGTAGTCGTTGGTCATAAACGAACATTGGAAGCAATCAAAGATGGTATAGTTAAAGAAGTTGTCATTGCGGAAGATGCTGATGTGAGATTAACTCACGTTATCATTCGTACTGCCTTGCAACATAACATACCCATAACCAAAGTTGAATCAGTTCGTAAGCTTGGAAAAGTTTCGGGGATTCAAGTGGGAGCTTCAGCAATAGGAATAATAAGTTAAAACTGTTTTTGTGAGGAGAGAGCATTTGCTCTTCCTTGCAAAAACTTTGTTTTCAACTAATAATGAACCACCTGGATATGTGGTCATACAAACATGCGAAGGGAGGATAATCAAATGCCTACTATTAACCAATTAGTGAGAAATGGTCGTACTGATAAAGTATGGAAGTCTAAATCACCTGCGTTAAACAAAGGTTTTAACTCTTTAAAGAAAAAATCAACTGATATCTCTGCACCTCAAAAACGTGGTGTATGTACTCGTGTTGGTACAATGACTCCGAAGAAACCGAACTCAGCGTTACGTAAATACGCTCGTGTACGTTTAACAAATGGTATTGAAGTTACAGCTTACATCCCAGGTATCGGTCATAACCTACAAGAGCATAGCGTAGTATTAATTCGCGGTGGTCGAGTAAAGGATTTACCAGGGGTACGTTACCACATCGTTCGTGGTGCGCTTGATACAGCTGGTGTTGACAAACGTATGCAAGGACGTTCTAAATATGGTACTAAGCGACCAAAACCTGCTAAAAAATAATAAACTTATAATGAAAGGAGGAACTCAATATGCCTCGTAAAGGACCTGTTGCGAAACGTGACGTGTTACCAGATCCAATGTACAATTCTAAACTTGTAACACGCCTAATCAACAAAATGATGGTTGACGGTAAAAAAGGTAAATCTCAAACAATTCTTTATAACGCTTTCGATATCGTTCGTGAACGTTCAGATAAAGAACCAATGGAAGTATTCGAGCAAGCTCTTAAGAACATCATGCCTGTTCTTGAAGTACGCGCTCGTCGTGTTGGTGGTGCTAACTACCAAGTTCCAGTTGAGGTTCGTCCAGAACGCCGTACAACTTTAGGTCTTCGCTGGTTAGTAAACTATGCTCGTCTTCGTGGTGAAAAAACTATGGAAGAGCGTCTAGCTTACGAAATTTTAGATGCAGCTAACAATGCTGGTGCATCTGTTAAGAAACGTGAAGACACTCATAAAATGGCAGAAGCTAACAAAGCATTTGCTCATTACCGTTGGTAGGATTCAACGTAAAATAAATGTAAGCATAAACCGCTTTATTTGTCGCTTATGGAAGTGTGGAGAGGGAGAATGCCTCTCCCTTTCGTTGGGCGCTCGTTTTACATAATGAGGGTACTGGACACTGGCATATGTAACAATATAAAGTGGCTTTTTTGCTACTTAAAATAAAATAATCCAATCCATATATGGAAGGAGCAAGACACCAAATGACTAGAGAGTTCTCTTTAGAAAACACTCGTAATATTGGTATCATGGCTCACATCGATGCTGGTAAAACAACAGCAACTGAGCGTATTCTGTATTACACAGGACGTATTCATAAAATCGGTGAAACTCATGAAGGTGCATCTCAGATGGACTGGATGGAGCAAGAGCAAGAACGTGGTATCACAATTACTTCTGCTGCAACTACAGCACAATGGAAAGGTCACCGTGTAAATATCATTGACACTCCAGGGCACGTAGATTTCACAGTAGAAGTAGAACGTTCTTTACGCGTACTTGATGGCGCAGTAGCAGTACTTGATGCACAATCTGGTGTAGAACCACAAACAGAAACTGTTTGGCGTCAGGCTACTACTTATGGTGTACCTCGTATCGTATTCGTTAACAAAATGGATAAGATTGGTGCAGATTTCTTATACTCTGTAGGAACAATCCACGATCGTTTACAAGCAAACGCACATCCAATTCAGTTACCAATCGGTGCTGAAGATGAGTTCAATGGTATCATTGACCTTGTTGAAGAGTGTGCTTACATGTACGCTAACGATTTAGGAACAGACATCGAGCGTGTCGAAATTCCTGAAGAGCACAAAGAATTAGCTGAAGAATACCGTGGAAAACTTATTGAAGCGGTAGCTGAGCTTGATGAAGAAATGATGATGAAGTACCTAGAAGGTGAAGAAATCACTGTAGAAGAGCTTAAAGCTGGTATCCGTAAGGCTACAACTTCTGTAGAATTCTTCCCAGTAATCTGTGGTTCTGCATTCAAAAATAAAGGTGTTCAAATTCTGTTAGACGCAGTTATCGACTACCTACCATCTCCATTAGATGTACCTGCTATTAAAGGTACTCTTCCGGATACAGATGAAGCTATCGAACGTAAGTCTAGCGATGAAGAACCATTCGCAGCTTTAGCATTCAAAATCATGACTGATCCTTATGTTGGTAAGTTAACGTTCTTCCGTGTGTACTCTGGTGTGTTAAACTCTGGATCATACGTGAAAAACTCAACTAAAGGTAAGCGTGAGCGTGTAGGTCGTATCCTACAAATGCACGCTAACAGCCGTGAAGAGATTTCAACAGTTTACGCTGGTGATATCGCTGCTGCTGTAGGTTTAAAAGATACTACTACTGGTGATACTCTTTGTGATGAGAAGAGTCTTGTTATCCTTGAGTCTATGGAATTCCCAGAACCAGTTATCTCTGTAGCTATCGAACCAAAATCTAAAGCTGACCAAGATAAAATGGGTACAGCATTATCTAAGCTTTCTGAAGAAGATCCAACATTCCGTGCTCACACTGACCAAGAAACTGGCCAAACAATTATCGCTGGTATGGGTGAACTTCACCTTGATATCATCGTTGACCGTATGCGCCGTGAATTCAAAGTGGAAGCAAACGTTGGTGCTCCTCAGGTAGCATACCGTGAGACTTTCCGCGCTGCTGCGAAAGTTGAAGGTAAGTTCGCTCGTCAATCTGGTGGTCGTGGACAATTCGGTCACGTTTGGATTGAGTTTGAACCTAATGAAGAAGGTAAAGGTTTTGAATTCCAAAACAAAATCGTCGGCGGTGTAGTTCCACGTGAATACATCCCAGCTGTTGGAGCGGGTCTTGAAGACTCACTTAAAAATGGTGTACTAGCTGGTTATCCACTAGTTGACATCAAAGCTGCGTTAGTTGACGGATCTTACCATGATGTCGATTCATCTGAGATGGCGTTCAAAATCGCTGCATCTATGGCGCTTAAAGCTGCGGTTTCTAAATGTAGCCCAGTAATTCTTGAGCCAATGATGAAAGTTGAAGTTGTAATTCCTGAAGAGTACATGGGTGACATTATGGGCGACGTAACATCTCGTCGTGGACGTGTAGAAGGTATGGAAGCTCGCGGTAACGCTCAAGTTGTTCGCGCTATGGTTCCACTTTCTGAAATGTTCGGTTATGCAACGGCATTACGTTCTAACACTCAAGGACGCGGAACATTCTCAATGACATTTGATCATTATGAAGAAGTACCGAAGTCTGTTTCTGAAGAAATTATTAAAAAAAATAAAGGTGAATAATTGATTTTTATCGATTGTTCAAGTATAACTACTTATGTAAGCTTAGAAAGTGGGACGTAAGTTTCACTTTCTAGTCTAAATATAAAATAACCTATATAAACTAAGGAGGAATTTAGAATGGCTAAAGCTAAATTCGAACGTTCTAAACCCCATGTTAACATCGGTACAATCGGCCACGTTGACCATGGTAAAACTACATTAACTGCTGCGATCACTACAGTTCTTGCAAAAGCTGGTGGTGCTGAAGCACGCGGATACGATCAAATCGACGCTGCTCCAGAAGAAAGAGAGCGCGGAATCACAATCTCAACTGCACACGTTGAGTACGAAACTGAAACTCGTCACTATGCACACGTTGACTGCCCAGGTCATGCTGACTATGTTAAAAACATGATCACTGGTGCTGCTCAAATGGACGGCGGTATCTTAGTAGTATCTGCTGCTGATGGCCCAATGCCTCAAACACGTGAGCACATCCTTCTTTCTCGTCAAGTAGGTGTTCCTTACATCGTTGTATTCTTAAACAAATGCGACATGGTAGATGACGAAGAATTATTAGAATTAGTAGAAATGGAAGTTCGCGACCTATTATCTGAATACGGATTCCCAGGCGACGATATCCCTGTAATTAAAGGTTCTGCTCTTAAAGCTCTTCAAGGAGAAGCTGAGTGGGAAGAAAAAATCATCGAATTAATGACTGAAGTTGATGCTTACATCCCAACTCCAGAACGTGAAACTGACAAACCATTCTTAATGCCTATCGAGGATGTATTCTCTATCACAGGTCGTGGTACAGTTGCAACTGGTCGTGTAGAGCGCGGAATCGTTAAAGTTGGTGACGTAGTAGAAATTATCGGTCTTGCTGAAGAAAATGCTTCTACAACTGTAACTGGTGTAGAAATGTTCCGTAAACTTCTTGACCAAGCTCAAGCTGGAGACAACATCGGTGCTCTTCTTCGTGGGGTTGCTCGTGAAGACATCCAACGTGGACAAGTTCTTGCTAAAACTGGCTCTGTAAAAGCACACGCTAAATTCAAAGCTGAAGTTTTCGTATTATCTAAAGAAGAAGGTGGACGTCATACTCCATTCTTCGCTAACTACCGTCCTCAGTTCTACTTCCGTACAACTGACGTAACTGGTATCATCCAATTACCAGAAGGTACTGAAATGGTAATGCCTGGTGACAACATCGAAATGACTATCGAACTTATCGCTCCAATCGCTATCGAAGAGGGAACTAAATTCTCTATTCGTGAAGGTGGACGTACAGTAGGTTACGGTGTAGTTGCTACAATCGTTGCTGAGTAATCTTTAAATAGATTATTAAAAACTCAAGGGATTCTCCCTTGAGTTTTTTTATTGCTTATTTATATAGAAGAAAGAGGCGCGTTTGCTATTTTTGAATGAGTTTCTTCTATAGTATATAAAAACGAAAATAACACCCAAAAACTGTAAGCTAAATAAGAGCTGATGAAAACTTGATATTCTTTAAAGTGCCATGTATAATAGCAAAAGTAGAGAAAAGCAGATGCAAACAAAAAGATGCTTGCATCTAGACGAATAACATTGTATAATAGACAATGTTGGTCTTTGACTGCGATGAAGTGGAAGGTTGCTGACACACCCGGCCGCTTTGCCATGGCATGGTGTGGGGAAATTTCCATGGAGAAGGTCTATTTTAGAAATAGGCGAACGAAGGAGGGAAAATAATGGCAAAAGAAAAAATTCGTATCCGTTTAAAAGCTTATGATCACCGTATTCTTGATCAATCAGCTGAGAAAATTGTAGAAACAGCTAAGCGTTCTGGGGCAACAGTTTCTGGTCCGATCCCATTACCAACTGAGAAGACTATTTACACAATTCTTCGTGCTGTTCATAAGTACAAAGATTCTCGTGAGCAATTCGAAATGCGCACACACAAACGTTTAATCGATATCGTGAGTCCTACTCCACAAACAGTAGATTCATTAATGCGTTTAGACTTACCGTCTGGTGTAGATATCGAAATTAAACTATAATTTATATAACTTAAAAATGTAGGAGGTGTAACTCATGACCAAAGGAATCTTAGGAAGAAAGATCGGTATGACTCAAGTATTTGCTGAGAACGGTGAGTTAATCCCAGTAACGGTAATCGCTGCTAATCCAAACGTTGTTCTTCAAAAGAAAACAACTGAAACTGATGGCTACAATGCAATCCAGTTAGGATTCGAAGACAAACGTGAAAAGTTAACTAACAAACCTGAACAAGGCCACACTGCTAAAGCATCTACAACTCCTAAGCGCTTCATTCGCGAAATCCGCGATGCAGACGTGGACGGATTAGAGGTTGGTCAAGAGGTAAAAGTTGAAGTTTTCGCTGCAGGTGAAATCGTTGACGTAACAGGAATTTCTAAAGGTAAAGGTTTCCAAGGTGTTATCAAACGCCACGGACAATCTCGCGG
Encoded here:
- a CDS encoding ribosomal L7Ae/L30e/S12e/Gadd45 family protein: MSYQKVSNAENVVVGHKRTLEAIKDGIVKEVVIAEDADVRLTHVIIRTALQHNIPITKVESVRKLGKVSGIQVGASAIGIIS
- the tuf gene encoding elongation factor Tu, translated to MAKAKFERSKPHVNIGTIGHVDHGKTTLTAAITTVLAKAGGAEARGYDQIDAAPEERERGITISTAHVEYETETRHYAHVDCPGHADYVKNMITGAAQMDGGILVVSAADGPMPQTREHILLSRQVGVPYIVVFLNKCDMVDDEELLELVEMEVRDLLSEYGFPGDDIPVIKGSALKALQGEAEWEEKIIELMTEVDAYIPTPERETDKPFLMPIEDVFSITGRGTVATGRVERGIVKVGDVVEIIGLAEENASTTVTGVEMFRKLLDQAQAGDNIGALLRGVAREDIQRGQVLAKTGSVKAHAKFKAEVFVLSKEEGGRHTPFFANYRPQFYFRTTDVTGIIQLPEGTEMVMPGDNIEMTIELIAPIAIEEGTKFSIREGGRTVGYGVVATIVAE
- the rpsG gene encoding 30S ribosomal protein S7, with protein sequence MPRKGPVAKRDVLPDPMYNSKLVTRLINKMMVDGKKGKSQTILYNAFDIVRERSDKEPMEVFEQALKNIMPVLEVRARRVGGANYQVPVEVRPERRTTLGLRWLVNYARLRGEKTMEERLAYEILDAANNAGASVKKREDTHKMAEANKAFAHYRW
- the rpsL gene encoding 30S ribosomal protein S12 yields the protein MPTINQLVRNGRTDKVWKSKSPALNKGFNSLKKKSTDISAPQKRGVCTRVGTMTPKKPNSALRKYARVRLTNGIEVTAYIPGIGHNLQEHSVVLIRGGRVKDLPGVRYHIVRGALDTAGVDKRMQGRSKYGTKRPKPAKK
- the fusA gene encoding elongation factor G, with protein sequence MTREFSLENTRNIGIMAHIDAGKTTATERILYYTGRIHKIGETHEGASQMDWMEQEQERGITITSAATTAQWKGHRVNIIDTPGHVDFTVEVERSLRVLDGAVAVLDAQSGVEPQTETVWRQATTYGVPRIVFVNKMDKIGADFLYSVGTIHDRLQANAHPIQLPIGAEDEFNGIIDLVEECAYMYANDLGTDIERVEIPEEHKELAEEYRGKLIEAVAELDEEMMMKYLEGEEITVEELKAGIRKATTSVEFFPVICGSAFKNKGVQILLDAVIDYLPSPLDVPAIKGTLPDTDEAIERKSSDEEPFAALAFKIMTDPYVGKLTFFRVYSGVLNSGSYVKNSTKGKRERVGRILQMHANSREEISTVYAGDIAAAVGLKDTTTGDTLCDEKSLVILESMEFPEPVISVAIEPKSKADQDKMGTALSKLSEEDPTFRAHTDQETGQTIIAGMGELHLDIIVDRMRREFKVEANVGAPQVAYRETFRAAAKVEGKFARQSGGRGQFGHVWIEFEPNEEGKGFEFQNKIVGGVVPREYIPAVGAGLEDSLKNGVLAGYPLVDIKAALVDGSYHDVDSSEMAFKIAASMALKAAVSKCSPVILEPMMKVEVVIPEEYMGDIMGDVTSRRGRVEGMEARGNAQVVRAMVPLSEMFGYATALRSNTQGRGTFSMTFDHYEEVPKSVSEEIIKKNKGE
- the rpsJ gene encoding 30S ribosomal protein S10, with protein sequence MAKEKIRIRLKAYDHRILDQSAEKIVETAKRSGATVSGPIPLPTEKTIYTILRAVHKYKDSREQFEMRTHKRLIDIVSPTPQTVDSLMRLDLPSGVDIEIKL
- the rplC gene encoding 50S ribosomal protein L3 → MTKGILGRKIGMTQVFAENGELIPVTVIAANPNVVLQKKTTETDGYNAIQLGFEDKREKLTNKPEQGHTAKASTTPKRFIREIRDADVDGLEVGQEVKVEVFAAGEIVDVTGISKGKGFQGVIKRHGQSRGPMSHGSRYHRRPGSMGPVAPNRVFKGKKLAGRMGGDQVTIQNLEIVQVDTERNLLLVKGNVPGAKKSLVVVQGAVKVSK